The genomic interval GATCACGATTTCGGGACGGATCGAGACTGTCTTGCTGATATCCGGGATGCTGGCGACCTCCAGCATCGTCGGCCGCGGGCCCGCGCCGGCATGACCTCAGTCCGTCTCGAAAACACTATCGGCGAGGAGATCAGTTGGATTCCGCTCTGCCACGATCTGTCCCTTCTGGACGACCAGCGCTCGGCCGACCAGCGAGGCCAAGAAGCTCAGATCCTGATCGGCAATGATCATGGCCGTCTTTTCCGACCGCTGAATCGACAACAGCAATTCGGCGATTTCGTCGGTCACCGAAGGCTGAACTCCCTCTGTCAATTCATCAAGCAGAAGAAGTCGTGGAGAGCGAACCATGGCGCGCGCCAGGGCCAGCAACTGCCGCTCGCCTCCACTCAACGCCCCGCTGGGGCGCGCAAGAAGCTTTTCGAGTCTCGGAAAGAGACACAATATCTCGGCAATCGGCTTTGCGTTGGCGGATCCGGGCATCATGCCCGCAAGCAACAAGTTCTCCTTTACGGTGAGGCCCGGAAAACCCGCTCCGCCTTGCGGCGCGTAGCCGAAGCCGAGACGACTGCGTCGATAGGCAGGCAGAGCTTCGATGGCATCACCGTCCAGCACGATCCGGCCACCTTCCACCGGCAACAGTCCCATGACAGTCTTGAGCAAGGTGGTCTTGCCCATACCGTTGATGCCGATGATCCCCAAGATCTCATGAGCGCCGAGATCGAAGCTTAGGCTGCGCAGTACCTGCGTCTTGCCGTAGCCCGAGATCAACCGTTCACCTTTCAGCATGAGTGGCCTCCTTCTTGCGGCCAAGATAAATGTCGCGAACAATCTCGTTTGCCTCGATCTTGTCCATGGTGTCCTCAACCAGCACCTTTCCCCTGTGTAGGACAGTAACTCGTTGCGCAAGGCGGGCGATGAACTCCAAATCGTGCTCGACGACGATCACGGTAGCGCTTGCGTTGAGAAGTTTGATGATATCAACGGTCTTCAACATCTCCTCGCGCGTCATGCCGGCGGTGGGCTCGTCAAGTAGGGCAATGCGCGGGCTGCTCGCGAGCAGCATGCCGAGCTCGCACCATTGTCGATGCGCGTGCGAGAGGGTCGCTGCCGGCTGGCTGGCCAGACTTTCGTTGAAGCCGATCTCGTCCAGAGTCAGCTCGACGACCCTGTCCAGCTGGCGCTTTGCCAGTCCCCTCCGCAAGCCGGCTAGGCGGATATTCTCGCGCACGTCAAGATTGGCGTAGATGCTGGGAATCTGGTTCTTAATGGCGATCCCAAGCCGAGCAATGCGATGGGTGGCCAGCCCATGCAGATCCCGGCCCTCGAACAGAACCTGGCCGCTGGTCGGCTGGTGTTGATGTGTGAGGCATTTGAAGAGCGTGCTCTTGCCGGCGCCGTTCGGGCCTATGAGGCAGCGGATTTCGCCGGCGGTAATGACGAGGTCGACACCATCAACTGCGGCGAGACCTCCGAACCGCTTAACGAGACCGCGCGTCGCAAGAATGGGGGTCTCGCTCATGCCGATTCCTCCTTCCGTCGCAAGATGCCGAAACGGTTCGGGAACTTCAGGCTCGATAAGCCAAGAAGCATCGGCTGCAGGCCTTGCGGCGCGAGCATGACGAACAGGATGATCGTCGCGCCGAAAATGAGCTCCGTGTTGAAAACCTGGTTTGCGCCGAGCTGGCTGCTCAGGAGCTGAAAGCCGAAGCTTGCCACCACGGGTCCGACAAAGGCCCCGAGTCCGCCGGCGATCACCCACAGAACGAACTGCGAGGCTTGCGGAAGATCAAAGACGTTCGGACTGACGTAGCCCATCACCGCCGTGTAAAGTGCCCCGCCAAGCCCGCCAATGGCAGCACTTACCGCAAAGCCGACGAGCTTGTAGAAGCGGATGTCATAGCCAAGAAGCTCGCTCCGCAACTCGCTTTCGCGGATCGCCGTCATGATCCGACCGGCATCGCTCGAGCGCAGGAACGAGAGCAGAATGTAAGCTCCGGCCAGTGCCAGCAGGCAGATCGAGAAAGTCGCTTCCGTGGACAGAAATGCCTGCGGGTCGCCTGGCATATTAAGTGACGGGACTGCCGTGATCCCATTGAAGCCGCCAAGCGGCACCGGACCGATGTGAAACGAGGGATCGGCGGTTGACGTCATGAAGGAATAGAAGATCAGCGTCACGCACAGCGTGATAACGCCGAGATAGACGTCGCCTAGGCGGCTGAAGAACAGGAAATAGCCGAGGACAAGCGAAAATGCGACCGGCAGTGCGATCCCAATCAACGCGGCAAGTGTGCTGTCGCCGAGATTAAAGACCGCGATTGCATAGGCATAGGCGCCGAGACCGAAAAACACGGAATGCCCGAGGTTCAGGATCCCGAGTGTTCCCCAGACGAAGGCAAGACCGAGTGCCGCGATCGCCATTGCCGAAAAGGCCGATAGATTGACCAGATCGAATGGCTCCAGAATGAATGGCCCGAGAACCGCGAGGAGCACAAGGGCGACTGGGAAAAAGGCATGTTTGACTTTGCGCTTCATGACGCTATCGACCTCCGGTCCACAAGCTGGAGACGCCAGTTGGAAAGAGGCGCAGGATGATCACGGCCAAAAGCAGCAGCGAGGCCTGGCCGACGACCGGCGTTGCGAAATAGGAAAGCATCGCCTCAACCGGCCCGAGTATCGTTGCGGCCGACAGAAGGCCCGCAATCAGGGCTCCACCGCCGCTGATCACCGTGACGAAGGCGCGGGCAACATAGGCCGCCCCCATATGAGGAAGGACACCGGATATCGGCGCAAGCAGCGCTCCGGCCAAGCCACTGATTGCTGCGCCGACGATGAAAGTGACCGCATACACGCGATCACAGTTGATCCCGAGGGTAGCTGACATCTCGGAATTTTGCATCGCGGCCCGCGCGATCAGTCCGTATTTCGTCCAGTGCAAAGCAAGTAGAGAACCCACGACCAGCAGCGCGGTGATTCCAATCAGGAGCAGTTGGTAAGCACCGATGGAGTAGGCGCCAATCGGAATATTGCCCAGCGGTGCGCTCACGCCCATCGTCGTGTTGCCGAAGATGGCGGTCACCGCACCGATCAAAAACAGGCTAAGACCCCAGGTTGCCAACATCGTCGTGACCAGATGACCGTACAGCCGGCGAACGATCAGTCGCTCCGCTACTGCACCGATCAGAGCGACGACCATCGGGGCGACAACCAACATGGAGAGCCAAAGATTGACGCCGGCATGATTGGCGATCACGGTGGCGTATCCGCCGAGCATGATGAATTCGCCATGAGCAAAGTTGATGACGCGCATCATGCCGAAAATGACCGCGAGTCCCAAGCTGATCAGGGCGAGAAGTGCAATGGAATTGACCACCGCGAAACACAACATGACGAAACTGTCCATGAACTATCTCGGCTTGCGAAAATGCAAATAGGAAAATCGGACTGACGGCGCCGCGAAAAGTGCGGCGCCGCCAGCGCTGGCCCACCTAGATCTGCGGCATCAGAAAATCCGTCTGGTTGGGATTGGTGAAGACGTTGCATTTGCCACCATACGTATCCGGCGGAATCTGCTCCTTCTTCTCAATCAGGCTCCAGACGCGGTTCTCGACCTTGATGATGTGAACGTCTTGGGTCGTGTTATGGGTGGGGCCATCCGTGGTCATGACCCCGGCCGGACCTTCCCAGCGGATGCCGCTTTCGAGGGCAGCCAGGACCGCCTCCCGTTCGAAGCTGCCGGCACGCTTGACCGCTTCGGCCCAGAGCATGACACCGCTATAGCCGCCGAACACCTCGCCATTGATATAGGGGTGGTTCTTGCCGGCAACGGCTTCCACCTTGGCCAGAAATTCCTTGTTCTTCGGAGTGTCGAGTTCTTGGAAGTAGTTGTACGCAACGATCAGGCCGTCCGTTTCCTCCGGAGCAAGAACCTCGTGCTCGTTGCCAGCGGCAAACACGATCGAGATAATCGGAATCCTCTTTAGCATCCCGGCCGCTGCCCATTGGCGATAGAACGACATGGCCGGGCCGCCAACGAGGCAGGAATGCACGACGTCCGGCTTAGCGGCCTGTATCTTTGCAATAGCCGCGGTGAAATCCGTGACATCGAGGGGATAGTAATCATCGGCTAACACCTGGCCACCTTCGCGCTTGGCCATCACGTGATTCCAGATCCCGAAATTGCGGGGGGCGTTATAGTCCGACGCAATATAGTAGAGCTTCTTTCCGAGATTCTTGAACGACCATTCGAGCAAAGGAACGACCTGCTGGTTACCGCCCGTGTTGACGCAGAATGTATTCTTCTCGCAAAGTCCGCCTTCGTAGAATGAGCCGTAGACGAAAGGTATCTTGTACTTGCGCAGAACGGGGCGCGTGGCTTCGCGCGCGGCGCCGCTGAGCGCACCTTGTACCATGACGACCCGATCGTTCAGCGCCGCCTTCTGCGCGTATTGCGGGTACTTGTTGATGTCGGACTGGCCATCATAAACCTTTAGCTCGACCTTTTTGCCGAGTAGGCCGCCTGCGCCGTTGATCTCCTCAACGGCGACCTTCATGCACAAATTCGAGGGTACGCCATAAATATCAAGAGGTCCCGACAAATCATGGAGGGATGCAATAGCGATGGTGTCGGATGCGGCCCAGGCGCCTCCGGCAAAAGAGCCGGCGATGGATGCAGCAGAGAGCGCTGCGGAAGTGCCGAGAAACGAGCGACGGGATAGTTTCACTAGAATTCTCCTTGGATTGCTCGAACGAAGAGGCGTGCTCTCCTGCCGAGTGGTGACTAACGAAAAGCAAGCAAATGAGGCTGCGGCGCCGCTTGGAGACGCAGCGCCGCGAGCCACCTACATCTGTGGCATCAAGAATTCCGTCTGATTTGGGTGGGCAAAGACGTCGCACCTGCCGCCATAGCTGTCCGGCTGGATCTGTTCTTTGGTTGCAACCAGGCTCCAGACTCGGTTTTCGACCCTGATGATGCGTACGTCTTGGGTAGTGTGGTGCGTAGGCCCGTCGGTGACCATTTTCCCGCCGGGCCCTTCCCAAGTGATCCCGGTTTCCCAAGCCTTCATCACTGCGTCGCGATCGAAACTGTTCGCGCGCTTGACGGCCTCGGCCCACAACATAACTGTATTGTATCCACCGATCGCCTCGCCATTGATGTAGGCGTGGTTTTGACCCATCGCTTGAGCAAAACGCGCCAGAAAGGCTCTGTTTCGTGGCGTATCGAGCTCCTGGAAATAGTTGTAGGCCGCGTAGATGCCGTTCGTCTCTTCAGGTGCCAAAATCTCGTGCTCTTGCCCACCACCGAAAATGATCGAGACGATGGGAATCTTCTTCAGCATTCCCGCTGCGGCCCATTGACGGTAGAAGGACATTGACGGACCACCAACCAGGCAGGAATGGATGAAATCCGGCTTTGCCGCCTGGATCTTGGCGATTGCCGCAGTGAAATCCGTAACATCGAGGGGATAATAGTCGTCCGCAAGCACCTCGCCGTCTTCGCGCTTTGCCATCACGTGATTCCAGGCTCCGAATGTGCGCGGCGCGTTGTAATCGGAGGCGATGTAATAGAGCCTCTTACCAAGAGTTTTGAACGACCACTCGAGCAGCGGAACGACCTGCTGGTTTCCTTCGGTGCTGCAGCAAAATATGTTCGGTTCGCAGGCGCCACCTTCATAGATCGAACCATAGAAATACGGCACCTTGTATTTGCGCAGAACCGGTCGCGTCGCCTCTCGGGCAGCTCCAGTCAAGGCGCCCACCGCCATCACGGCTCGGTCGCGCAACGCCGCCTGCTGCGCGTATTGCGGACCTTTGTTGATGTCCGACTGGCAGTCGTAGGCCTTCAGGACGACTTGCTTGCCGAGTAGCCCGCCCGCCGCGTTTAACTCCTTGACCGCGAATTCCGTGCACATGTTGGACGGTGCGCCATAGACATCGAACGGTCCGGAGAGATCGTACAGTGAGGCAATGGTTACGGTGTCCGAGGCCGGAGAGGCGGAGCCGGCCAGTGAACCAAAAACGGAGGCGGCTGATACCGCGGCGGAAGAACGGAGCAATGTGCGACGTGACAAATTCATGAGTATCCTCCTTTAAGGCTCGCAATAAGAGTCCAACGCGGCGAGCAACTGCGGCGCCGGGGATAGACGACGAACGGGCAGGCGTGATGATCGTTGGCGGCAAGCGAATCCCCGCGGGCGGGATCAGGACTATCTTCGTCGCGCCATTGGAACGACTTGACGCTCGACGGGCAGGTCGGGCTCGTACAGGTACTTTGCGCTTGTATCGAGAAAGTCGTGGGTGTGGATCACCACCGCGTCCGAGTTCAGGAACGCGATCGCATAGGCTGGCGGCTCCATGCTGCAGGGAATCCCTCGCTCGTGACTGAAATCGAGCCACAATTGATGATTGAGCCCCCGCAAGGAGGAAAAGGGAATGTTTTGCCAGCTTCCGGCGATTGGGCGATGCACATGCCCGAAGAACAGATGGCGGATGGAGTGTCCGTCGAGGAGCCGTCCAAATCTTGCAGCATCGTCCAGCATGATGTCGTCAGCCGGTCGGAAGTGAACCGGAAGCGGCGGGTGGTGCATGAAGAGATAGACAGGGCTGCCTTGTGACTCTCCCAGACGCGTGCGCAACCATGCCTGGCGCTGCTCACAGTAAAGGCCGGCGTGGCTGTCGGTTTGCTTTGTATCGAGGAAGAGAAAGCGTCCGGCCGCCGTATCGAGCGCGGATTGAACGAAGCCGAAATCGTCAAGAGGAGCCTCGGGAAACACGCTTCGGAAATTGGCCCGATCGTCATGATTGCCCATCAAGAGCCGCACCGGCATAGGCAGGACCTTTAGCGCCTCGCGCAGGCGAACGTAGGCGCTTTTCTCGCCGTGATGAGCGAGATCACCGGTGATGACGCAGAGCTCCGCATCTGCGTGCTGCCTGGCGATATCGGCCAGGCAGGCGTTCAGGCGCTCACCCGGGTCGTTGTCGAAGAGACGATTGCCAGCTGGGACCAGGTGAAGGTCGGTGATTTGAATGATTTTCATTATTGGAGGCTACTTGCGCTGTCAGGAAGCAACGGCTTCAACGGAGGGCCTGGCGTTCGCGTTCCAGAGCCGGCGAGTCGCAATCTCGGCGCCCTGCACAAGCGACTCGAGCTTGCGCCAGGCGATGTCCGGATCGACAGTGTGGAACGTTGCAAAACTGGCAAAGCCACAGTCGGTGCCAGCGATCACTCGCTCCCGTCCGACCAAATTGGCGTATTGTTCGATGCGCTGGGCGACGACCTCGGGATGTTCAATGTAGTTCGTGCAGGTGTCGATGACACCCGGCACGATAATCTTGTCGTCGGGGAGCCGCGTCTGTTTGAACAGACTCCATTCGTGCGAGTGACGTGGATTTGCCGCCTCCAGCAGAAGTGCCATCGGCCGCGCCTTGATGATGATATCGAAGATCTCGTGGAGATCGATATCGTGATGATGGGGCGATTCGTAATTGCCCCAACATAGATGCAGTCGCATCCGATCGGCGGGAATGTCGCGCAGGGCATGATTAAGGACCTCGACGTGAAGGGCAATTTCCTTGCGAAACTCCGCGACATCCATCGGCTTCGCCCGGAAATGGCGTCCAAGCGCCAGATCAGGGCAGTCGATCTGCAGAAGGATGCCCGATGCAGCGATGGCGTCATATTCCTTCTTCATCGCGTCAGCCAAGGCATAGAGATAGGCCTCCTGCGAGGGATAATATTTGTTCGGCATGTAGTGGGCCATAATCCCCGGCGACGAGGCGTTCATGAATGCCTCCTCAACAGAAACCATATTGAGTGCCGCTTTGAGGTTGGCGATATCCGTCGCCACCGCCGCCTCTCCCTGGTACGCGATAGGTCCCACGCACGCAGGCGTCTTGATATCTAGATCGACCCGCTTTGCGAAATTCGAAAACTCCGCCAGCTCGGACAACGCAAGCGGCTGATCAACGCCCGTCAGACCTGTCATGCGCTCGCGCGCATAGGTCGAATAGGCGTATTTGCTCATCTCGCCATCATCGACAACCGCAAGCCCAATAAGCGATTGCTTTTTTACGATGTCGAGGACCGCTGAACTGACGCTGGTCGCCAGCAACGGATTGCGGTCAGCGTCCAGTTCGCTCTTCTCTTTTGCTAGGAGCATCTCCTCCAATGCAGAGGGCCGCGGCAGACTGCCGACGTGGGTCGTGAGGATACGGTCGGTGCTTATTTTCATTCGCCTCTCCTATTAATTCGTACGAGGTCGGCGGCCGACCCTCCTATCCCCGGTTCGATGGGGAGAGGGTCACCTCGACACGCGCGATCTCGTGGTGCGTGAGCGTTGCGCTCTCGATAGGCCTGACTGACAGTGGTTTGCGGCCTGCTTCCGGAGACGAGGCGTAGCAAGCATAGTTGACGTGGAAATGTCCTGTTATTAGCCCTGCTAATAGTTGAAGTATTGCTTCAATTAAATTGGCTGGCATTCAATCGGCTCATCTATCGCCGCTGCCAATTTTATTCTGCGCGAAAGCCTTAATCCGCGCGCTAAATTATGCCAAATCTTACCGGTCTTGCTGAAAAGCGATCCAGCGAGCAAGTTAAATGGTCGAGATGCACCTGCGAAACGGCGCGCAACTGGCGCAGTCAAAAATCAAGGTTGTGTGTTTCTGTTGCGCAGAGAAAACACTCTCCAAGCGGAGGGGGCTTGGTTTGCCTATACTGGAGAGTAACGCGCCCAAGCTCTGCTTTGGAGACGCAGTAGAAGTTTGACATTTCGGATACCATGTGATGTTCATTTTCAACCACCACAGCAGAAGCCTCTACCGGGAGTTGAGGCAGCATCTTAAGAAGAGTCTTTCGTCGATTTGCGATCTTGA from Bradyrhizobium arachidis carries:
- a CDS encoding ABC transporter ATP-binding protein, giving the protein MLKGERLISGYGKTQVLRSLSFDLGAHEILGIIGINGMGKTTLLKTVMGLLPVEGGRIVLDGDAIEALPAYRRSRLGFGYAPQGGAGFPGLTVKENLLLAGMMPGSANAKPIAEILCLFPRLEKLLARPSGALSGGERQLLALARAMVRSPRLLLLDELTEGVQPSVTDEIAELLLSIQRSEKTAMIIADQDLSFLASLVGRALVVQKGQIVAERNPTDLLADSVFETD
- a CDS encoding ATP-binding cassette domain-containing protein, whose protein sequence is MSETPILATRGLVKRFGGLAAVDGVDLVITAGEIRCLIGPNGAGKSTLFKCLTHQHQPTSGQVLFEGRDLHGLATHRIARLGIAIKNQIPSIYANLDVRENIRLAGLRRGLAKRQLDRVVELTLDEIGFNESLASQPAATLSHAHRQWCELGMLLASSPRIALLDEPTAGMTREEMLKTVDIIKLLNASATVIVVEHDLEFIARLAQRVTVLHRGKVLVEDTMDKIEANEIVRDIYLGRKKEATHAER
- a CDS encoding branched-chain amino acid ABC transporter permease, with translation MKRKVKHAFFPVALVLLAVLGPFILEPFDLVNLSAFSAMAIAALGLAFVWGTLGILNLGHSVFFGLGAYAYAIAVFNLGDSTLAALIGIALPVAFSLVLGYFLFFSRLGDVYLGVITLCVTLIFYSFMTSTADPSFHIGPVPLGGFNGITAVPSLNMPGDPQAFLSTEATFSICLLALAGAYILLSFLRSSDAGRIMTAIRESELRSELLGYDIRFYKLVGFAVSAAIGGLGGALYTAVMGYVSPNVFDLPQASQFVLWVIAGGLGAFVGPVVASFGFQLLSSQLGANQVFNTELIFGATIILFVMLAPQGLQPMLLGLSSLKFPNRFGILRRKEESA
- a CDS encoding branched-chain amino acid ABC transporter permease; the encoded protein is MDSFVMLCFAVVNSIALLALISLGLAVIFGMMRVINFAHGEFIMLGGYATVIANHAGVNLWLSMLVVAPMVVALIGAVAERLIVRRLYGHLVTTMLATWGLSLFLIGAVTAIFGNTTMGVSAPLGNIPIGAYSIGAYQLLLIGITALLVVGSLLALHWTKYGLIARAAMQNSEMSATLGINCDRVYAVTFIVGAAISGLAGALLAPISGVLPHMGAAYVARAFVTVISGGGALIAGLLSAATILGPVEAMLSYFATPVVGQASLLLLAVIILRLFPTGVSSLWTGGR
- a CDS encoding ABC transporter substrate-binding protein, whose amino-acid sequence is MKLSRRSFLGTSAALSAASIAGSFAGGAWAASDTIAIASLHDLSGPLDIYGVPSNLCMKVAVEEINGAGGLLGKKVELKVYDGQSDINKYPQYAQKAALNDRVVMVQGALSGAAREATRPVLRKYKIPFVYGSFYEGGLCEKNTFCVNTGGNQQVVPLLEWSFKNLGKKLYYIASDYNAPRNFGIWNHVMAKREGGQVLADDYYPLDVTDFTAAIAKIQAAKPDVVHSCLVGGPAMSFYRQWAAAGMLKRIPIISIVFAAGNEHEVLAPEETDGLIVAYNYFQELDTPKNKEFLAKVEAVAGKNHPYINGEVFGGYSGVMLWAEAVKRAGSFEREAVLAALESGIRWEGPAGVMTTDGPTHNTTQDVHIIKVENRVWSLIEKKEQIPPDTYGGKCNVFTNPNQTDFLMPQI
- a CDS encoding ABC transporter substrate-binding protein, encoding MNLSRRTLLRSSAAVSAASVFGSLAGSASPASDTVTIASLYDLSGPFDVYGAPSNMCTEFAVKELNAAGGLLGKQVVLKAYDCQSDINKGPQYAQQAALRDRAVMAVGALTGAAREATRPVLRKYKVPYFYGSIYEGGACEPNIFCCSTEGNQQVVPLLEWSFKTLGKRLYYIASDYNAPRTFGAWNHVMAKREDGEVLADDYYPLDVTDFTAAIAKIQAAKPDFIHSCLVGGPSMSFYRQWAAAGMLKKIPIVSIIFGGGQEHEILAPEETNGIYAAYNYFQELDTPRNRAFLARFAQAMGQNHAYINGEAIGGYNTVMLWAEAVKRANSFDRDAVMKAWETGITWEGPGGKMVTDGPTHHTTQDVRIIRVENRVWSLVATKEQIQPDSYGGRCDVFAHPNQTEFLMPQM
- a CDS encoding phosphodiesterase produces the protein MKIIQITDLHLVPAGNRLFDNDPGERLNACLADIARQHADAELCVITGDLAHHGEKSAYVRLREALKVLPMPVRLLMGNHDDRANFRSVFPEAPLDDFGFVQSALDTAAGRFLFLDTKQTDSHAGLYCEQRQAWLRTRLGESQGSPVYLFMHHPPLPVHFRPADDIMLDDAARFGRLLDGHSIRHLFFGHVHRPIAGSWQNIPFSSLRGLNHQLWLDFSHERGIPCSMEPPAYAIAFLNSDAVVIHTHDFLDTSAKYLYEPDLPVERQVVPMARRR
- a CDS encoding cobalamin-independent methionine synthase II family protein translates to MKISTDRILTTHVGSLPRPSALEEMLLAKEKSELDADRNPLLATSVSSAVLDIVKKQSLIGLAVVDDGEMSKYAYSTYARERMTGLTGVDQPLALSELAEFSNFAKRVDLDIKTPACVGPIAYQGEAAVATDIANLKAALNMVSVEEAFMNASSPGIMAHYMPNKYYPSQEAYLYALADAMKKEYDAIAASGILLQIDCPDLALGRHFRAKPMDVAEFRKEIALHVEVLNHALRDIPADRMRLHLCWGNYESPHHHDIDLHEIFDIIIKARPMALLLEAANPRHSHEWSLFKQTRLPDDKIIVPGVIDTCTNYIEHPEVVAQRIEQYANLVGRERVIAGTDCGFASFATFHTVDPDIAWRKLESLVQGAEIATRRLWNANARPSVEAVAS